Part of the Streptomyces sp. WMMC500 genome is shown below.
CTGGACGACGTGCGGTTCGAGCGGGCGCTGACGGTCTCCCGCGGCCGGGAGCGCACCGTGCACCTGGCGGTGGGGCCGGCGGACGGCGCCGGCTGGGCGGAGTTCTCCGTGCACAGCCGCGAGTCCGGCGAGGCGCCTGCGGAGCGGCCGGGCGACGAGGGCTGGCACCGGCACGCCGCCGGCCGGCTGCGCCCGGGCGGCGGGGGAGCGGAGCCGGGCACGCTGCCCGAAGCGGCGCGGGCGGAGATCCGCGAGCGCTGCCCCGTACGCTTCGAAGGCGCCGAGTTCTACCGGCAGATGGCCGAGCGGGGCGTGCCCCTGGGCCCTTCCGTCGAGTGGGTCGACGAGGCGTGGCTCGGCGAGGGCGAGGTGCTGGCCAGGTTCCGGCCGCCGACGCCCGCCGAGACCGGTGCCGCACCCGGCCGCCCGGACCGCGAACTCCCCGTGCCCGCCGGGATGCTGGACGCCTGCGTACAGCTCTACGCGCTGGCCGCCGGCCCGCAACTGGCCGAGCGGGACCTGTTCATGACCGCCCGCCTCGGCGAGGTCGGCTTCGGCGCCCCCGCCGACGGCGCCCTGTGGTGCCACGTCAGGCTGACCGCGCCGGTCGGCGAGCTGCTGGTCGGCGAGCACCTGCTGTGCGCCGAGGACGGCGCGGCCGTGGGCTGGGGCCGGGGCACCGAGATCCGCGTCATCAGCCCGGGCGCCGGCCGGTACGAGACGTCTGCCGACGACGTACGCGACGACCTGCGCGGCGATGCGGCGCGGCGGGCCCCGGGCGGCGCGTACGACGCCGCCGCGCTGCGGGACCTGCTCACCGGCATGGTCGCCGAACTGCTGCAACTCCCGCCCGCCGAGGTGCCGAGCAGCCGGCCGCTCGCCGAGACGGGCCTCGACTCCCTCGCCGCGCTGGAGCTGCGGCAGCGGGTGCGCGCGGAGACCGGCGTCGACCTCCCGGTCGACCTGCTCATCGCCGGGCCGTCGCTCGACGAGGTGGTCGAGCGCGTCTCGGGGTCCGCGGCGGGCGCCGAGCCGGCGGCGCCCCGCCCGTACGACGTGGACGGCAGGCTCTGGCTGCCGGTCACGCCCCGGGACGACGCCGCCGTGCGGCTGTTCTGCCTGCCGTACGGCGGTCGCGGCGCCTCCCTGTACCGCGACTGGCCGGGCAGCGCGTACGCCGGTGTCGAGGTGGTCCCCGTCCAGTTGCCCGGCCGGGAGGAGCGCGCCGACGAGCGCTGCCTCGTCGACGCCGACGAGGCGGTCGACGCCGTCGCGCAGGCGCTCAAGCCCTACCTGGACCGGCCGTTCGCCTTCTACGGGCACAGCATGGGCGCCCTCCTCGCGTACCGCCTGGCCCACCGGCTGGGCGCGGAGTACGGGGAGTTGCTGCGCCACCTGTTCGTCGGCGCGTTCAGCGCGCCGACCGGCGGGGAGAACCCGCTCGGCGCCCGGCTGCGCTCGGTGACCCAGCGGCTCGGCTTCGAGCAGATGCCGGAGCACGAGGAGCTGGCGCGGGTACGGCGGGCGCAGCCGCGGCTGTACGACACGGCGCTGCGCGCGGAGCTGGGCGAGCACCTGGCGGGCAAGGCGGACGTGGCCATGGACGGCCCCGGCTACTCGGACCTGCGGGTGGTGCAGAGCTACCGGCACGAACCGGGGGAGGCGCCGCTGCGGGTGCCGGTGACCGCGTTCCACGGCGCCGGGGATCCGGTGGTCGCGGAGCAGGACGCCGACGGGTGGCGGCCGTTGACGGACGGCGGCTTCGAGCTGCTGGTCGTGCCGGGCGATCACTTCTTCGTCCACGGCGACCAGAGCGGCCCGCGGGTGCTGGCGGAGATGTCCGCGCGGCTGCGGCAGCCGGTCCGCGCCTGAAGCCGGGGCCGCGCGGGGCAAGCCGAAGGGGCGGACGAAGCCGGTGGCTTCGCCCGCCCCTCGTCGTACCGCCGGGGCTGCCGTCAGACCGCCGCCGGCAGCTCCAGCCGCTCGTCCGCGACGAGGATGGCCTGCTGCAGATCGCGCAGCGCCCGGCAGGGCTCAAGGCCGAGTTCCTCGTTGAGCCGGTTCCTGGCCTGCTGGTACGTACGCAGCGCGTCGGCCTGCCGCTCCGAGCGGCACAGGGCCAGCATCAACTGGCGGTAGAAGGTCTCCCGCAGCGGATACTCGGCCGTCAGCGCGGACAGCCGGCCGATGAGCTCGCGGTGCAGCCCGAGGCTCAACCGCGCCTCCATCAGCCACTCCAGATACTCGAGCCGCGTCTCCTCCAGCCAGGTGGCGAAGCCCGCGATGACCGGGCCGTCGCACAGGTCGCCGAGGACCGGGCCGCGCCACAGGGACAGCCCGTCCTCGAAGGCGGTCACGGCCTGCTCCGGCCGGCCCTCCTTGAGGTGCTGCCGCCCCCGGTGCAGCAGCTCCTGGAAGCGGTCCACGTCGAACTGGTCGTCCTCCAGGTGCAGGAGGTAGCCGGGCGGACGGGTGAGGATCGGGTTGTTCCGGCTGCCGGGCTCGCCGAGGAACTTGCGGAGCTGCGAGATGTAGACGTGGATGCCCGCGGTCGCCCGGCGCGGCGGGTTCTGCCCCCAGATCTCGGCGATGGCCTCGTCGATCGAGACGACCTGCCGGGCGCGGATGAGCAGCAGGACGAGAAGCACCTGCATCTTCTTGGCGCTCACGAATCTGCTGCCGCGGTTGTCCACCACTCGGACGGGTCCGAGTATTTCGTACTGCACTTTTCAACCCCCGATGAATTTTTTTCTCGACCAAAGTGCTTGTTTCATGGCACTCTTGTTCACATTCCATCGCCGCTACAGGCAGGGGAGCTTGTGTGTCACGCGGCGATGCGGTACAAGCCTCTGCAGGCTATGGGAGGGGGTAGGGGGCGCCGAAACCCCTACCCACCCCTAAGGCCCCCCTAATTGCGGTCAGGGGTATTGCGTAGTCCGCACAGGCGCGTGTCGGACACATTTCCGACCCGCGTGGGGGGTCGCGATCCTCCGCCGTTCTCGCAAATGCCCGGTATTCACCGGCGCGTATCCGCCGCCCGTTATCCGGCTCCCGATGCCGCCGAAAACGCCGCTGCCGGTTCCCTGGCACCAGGGAACCGGCAGCGGCCGTTGCGGGGCTCCGGCGGACCGGAGGGAGGCCGGGAGAGGCGGGACGGGCGGCGTCAGCGCGGGCTGAGGCCCTGACGCATCGCCAGCAGCGAGCCGAACGTCCAGTCCACGGTCTGCTGCACGTGCGCCGGCGCGCCGTGCACGTCGTCGAACTCGTTCATGCTGAGGTGCTTCACGTGCTGCCGCAGGAACGCCGGGTCCCCGGCCGGGATGATCTCGTCGCGCAGGCTGGCGGAGTAGCAGACGGGTATCTCCAGGGCGGCCAGGTCCCCGGGCGTCAGCGCCCAGTCGGCGAGCGTCTTGTGCAGCGCGTCCACGTCGCCGTCCGGCGTGCCCGTCAGCCGGGCCAGCGTGTGCCGGGTGATGCCGGGCACGCCACGCAGCCACGCGGCGTCGCCGAAGAACTCGCTCACCGGCGCCCCCGACGTCACCACGCCGCGGAGCCGGACGTCGTGCCCGGCCCAGCGCAGCGCCAGGTGCCCGCCGAAGCTGTTCGCGAGGGCGTACGTGTCGGTCACGTCCGCCCGGTCCGCGATCGCGTCCAGCACCGCGGGCAGCATCCGCCAGCTCTCCCGGTCGTACGGGACGGTGTTCTCGCCCACGCCCGGCAGTTCGGTGACGACGACGGCCATGCCCAGCGCCGCCGCCTGGAGCGTCACCGGCGCCCACTGCTCCTTGAGGCTCACGATCCCGCCCGCCACCAGCAGCACCGGCTTCGGCTCGGCTGCCGAAAGACCGCCGGCCCAGGCCACCACCTCGCCGTCGGCCAGCGGCGCGCTGACCCGCTCGATGCCCGCCTGGTCGGCGCGCCAGCGGTCGAACACCGACCGGCACTTCTCGTACGCGGCGTGCCGCGCCGGGCCGTCGACGACGGGGAAGCGGGCCATGGTGTAGCAGAGGAACCCCGGCAGCAACTGCCCGGCGTCGACGAGTTCCCCGGCCGCCGCCGACCACTCCGCCGTCCACGAGCCCGGGGCGCCGTCCTCGTCGTTGGTGATGCGGCCGAGTACCGCCTCGTACCGCTCGGCGGGCAGTTGCAGCGCCTTGGCGTGGACGAGCGCGAACTCCTTGAGTTCGGTGACGTCGTTCATCGTGTTCCCTCCCGCTCCCAGCGCACGGTCAGGGCGAGGTGGCCGGGCACCGCGTCGATCTGCCGCAGATCGTGCCGGAAGTCGGCGGTCCCGTCCTCGGCGTGCCCGTGGGTGTCGAAGCCGTTGCGTGGATAGAAGTCCCTGACCTTGCCGTTCTTCGGCGACGGCACGTACCGCGCCGCGACCGCCTCGGCCCCCTCGGCGCGGGCGTGCGCCAGCAGCGCGGCGAGGCAGCCCTGCTCGATGCCGCGCGAGAAGACCCGGCAGCTCAGCAGGAAGTTGTCGATGTGCCACACGGGCCCGTCGGTCCGTACGAACACCGCACCGACCAGGCCGTTGTCGCCGAAGCGGTCGCCGGAGCGGACGGCCAGGACCAGGTTTCCGGGCGAGCCGGCCAGCGAGCCCACCTCGTCCTGCTGAAGCCGCCTGGTGGTCAGGTTGAACTGGTTGGTGCGCTGGGTGAGCTGGGCGAGCCGCGGCAGGTCGGCCTCGGCGGCGGCGGTCAGCTCGACCCGCACGTCCAACTCGCTCAGGTACTCGTCCAGCGAGGAGAAGGAGTCGAGGAAGTCCTTGCGGACCAGTTCCTCGCGGTAGCGCTCGGGCCGGCGGACGTCGTCGTCGGTGAGGTCGCGCACGTCGAACCAGCCGTCGGCGAGCAGCCGTTCGGCGTGCAGCGCCGGGTCGCCGTCGAGGTGGAGCACCGTGACC
Proteins encoded:
- a CDS encoding AfsR/SARP family transcriptional regulator → MQYEILGPVRVVDNRGSRFVSAKKMQVLLVLLLIRARQVVSIDEAIAEIWGQNPPRRATAGIHVYISQLRKFLGEPGSRNNPILTRPPGYLLHLEDDQFDVDRFQELLHRGRQHLKEGRPEQAVTAFEDGLSLWRGPVLGDLCDGPVIAGFATWLEETRLEYLEWLMEARLSLGLHRELIGRLSALTAEYPLRETFYRQLMLALCRSERQADALRTYQQARNRLNEELGLEPCRALRDLQQAILVADERLELPAAV
- a CDS encoding alpha/beta fold hydrolase is translated as MNDVTELKEFALVHAKALQLPAERYEAVLGRITNDEDGAPGSWTAEWSAAAGELVDAGQLLPGFLCYTMARFPVVDGPARHAAYEKCRSVFDRWRADQAGIERVSAPLADGEVVAWAGGLSAAEPKPVLLVAGGIVSLKEQWAPVTLQAAALGMAVVVTELPGVGENTVPYDRESWRMLPAVLDAIADRADVTDTYALANSFGGHLALRWAGHDVRLRGVVTSGAPVSEFFGDAAWLRGVPGITRHTLARLTGTPDGDVDALHKTLADWALTPGDLAALEIPVCYSASLRDEIIPAGDPAFLRQHVKHLSMNEFDDVHGAPAHVQQTVDWTFGSLLAMRQGLSPR